A genomic window from Cinclus cinclus chromosome 5, bCinCin1.1, whole genome shotgun sequence includes:
- the RHOH gene encoding rho-related GTP-binding protein RhoH has translation MLDSVKCVLVGDSAVGKTSLLVRFTSETFPDDYRPTVYENTGVDVFMDGVQISLGLWDTSGSDAFKGIRPLSYQQADVVLMCYSVANHNSFLNLRNKWISEIRSHLPRIPVLVVATQTDQRDMGPYSSSCISPIDGKRLAQDVRAKGYLECSALSNRGVQQVFEYAVRTAVNQAKRQNRRKLFSINECKIF, from the coding sequence ATGCTGGATTCGGTCAAGTGTGTTCTGGTGGGAGACTCTGCTGTTGGGAAAACATCTCTTTTGGTACGTTTCACCTCTGAGACTTTTCCAGATGACTACAGACCCACTGTATATGAAAATACTGGAGTGGATGTCTTCATGGATGGTGTACAGATTAGCTTAGGTCTTTGGGACACATCCGGCAGTGATGCGTTTAAAGGCATTCGCCCCCTCTCCTACCAACAGGCAGATGTGGTATTAATGTGCTACTCGGTAGCAAACCACAATTCCTTTCTGAACCTGAGGAACAAATGGATCAGTGAGATTCGCAGCCATTTGCCCCGCATCCCCGTTTTGGTGGTGGCCACTCAGACTGACCAGCGTGACATGGGTCCTTACAGTTCCTCCTGCATCAGCCCTATAGATGGAAAGCGGCTCGCCCAGGATGTGCGAGCCAAAGGCTATTTGGAGTGCTCTGCCCTCAGCAACAGGGGGGTGCAGCAGGTGTTTGAGTATGCCGTGCGGACAGCAGTCAATCAAGCCAAAAGACAGAACAGACGGAAGCTCTTCTCCATTAACGAGTGCAAGATCTTTTGA